TCGTGGAACGAATCGTGCGATTTGCCAACGAATAACCCCCTCGAATGCTCGCGTTCACGAGTCTTCGAGGGGGAAAGCGTTTCGGATTTCGGCAATCGGTGGACTATTCCACGAGCCGCCATTCCTCCAGATTAACCGGTTGCGGTGGGGCGGCGTTCGGAACTCCGCCCGGATTCCCCGGTTGATTCGGCTGACCACCCGCCGGAGCCGGTCGCTTGAGATAACGTCGCTTCTCGACCAGACCGACCTTCTCGACGAAGATGAAATGATTAATCATCTCACCACCAGGGGCCGGTTCCGTCGTCTTGATCGTGACCGCATTCCGATCCTTATGCTTAGCAAACGATTCAACCGTGTAGGTTCGGAAGTCACCGGCATCATTCAGAGGATGTTTCCAAGAATCACCTTCTTTGGCACCCAGCTTCAGAACCGGCTCGTAGGTGGCCTTGACGGCATCACGACCGGCACCGATCTCGATCAGTTCTTCCGATTTCCGGTAGAACATCGGAGTGGGCTTGGAGGCAGGTGGTTCTCGCAAGGCCCAGATCGGGGTACCACCATTCAGAAGGCTGTTATCCGTCAAAACACCGGATTTGATCCGAGTTCGATCGATCTGGCCTTCTTTTGTGAATTCAAATCGATAGCGACCCAAAGTCATTCCGTTGTTTCCGAGGAAGGCGATATCGTAGATCAACGGCTTCTCGACTTTTTCCGGATAGAAAAAGACGGGAGTGACTTTGGCGACATCCGGCACCATTGGCATCGGCATTGGCATCGGCATCGGTTCCGGAGGCATCCCCACGTTCATCGGGGGATTCTTCGGATCATTCTTGGGTTCTGCCTTGGGCTCGGCCTTCGGTTCGACTTTTGGTTCCACCTTCGGCTCAACCTTGGGTTCCACCCGAATCGGTGGATTGTCCGGCGGCTTCGGCTGCGATTGTTGCGGTGGTGGCGGTTGTTGCTGCTGCGGCAACGGCGGCGGTGGCAACTGGGCGAACTGAGTCGGGTCCGGCTCCGGTTCGGCACGCATGGCATAGATCAACACCCCCGCCAGTGCGGTGATGAGTGCCAAGGTGCAAGTCGCCAATGTCGCCATTAGCTCCTGTTGCTTGCGTTTCGCCAGCCGTTCTTCGTTCGACTGTTTATTTTTCTTCTTCTTTTTGCCGGGGCTATCAATGACCTCGGCTTCGACAACGACTTCGGCAACCACCACTGGTGTCGCTGCCGATTTCGATGCACCGGAAGCACCTGCGCTCCGTGGGGCGGAACTCCCAGTCGGTTTCGAGGCGGGACGTGTGCTCGAATTGGAGGCCGACGGCTGTTTGCTCCCTGGCGATGATTTCGGTGTCGGGGCAGGGGTCTTGGTCTGTTCGTTTTTGATCGACCGCGTTTCGGCAGGCGAACCCGATGACCGAGAGCTTCCCGAGCCGCTCGAACTACTCGTTCCCGAACTGCTCGGACTGACCAGCCGAATCGACGACCCGCTCGCGCTCCCCAGATTCATCCGTTCGGTCCGATCATCCGAAGGCGGAATCGCCGGCTTGCGACGAAGTTCCGACGACGATGCGGACGAAGACGTATCCAACGGCGACGGGAGCGAAATCGCGGCGATGCCCGTTTCGGAAACTGGCGAATCCAAGTTGATGGGTGCCAATGGTTTCGGCATTTCATCTTCGCTGGGCACATGCACGGACATATTCCGCCATGTCATCAGCGCTTCGGCCACTTCCGCAGGAGACTGGTAGCGATCTTCGGGCCGCTTGGCGATCATCTTCAGCAGCACGGCTTCCATCTCGGGCGGAATGCCCGCGCGCAGCTCGCTAGGCGGCTTGGGCGGTCGCATGTGGTGCCAAACGAGCTTTTGGGCAACAGTCCCGTGACCGAATGGCGTTTGCCCGGTAAGCAGGAAGTAGAACGTAATCCCTAGCGAATAGATGTCTGCACGAATATCGACGTTGTGGCTATCCACGCCTTGTTCGGGGGCGAGATAATCGGCGGTCCCGAGCACGGCCGAGGAATCGTGCTGCTTCGTCAGTTCATCCGCATCATCATGGAAGAACAGGGCCAGGCCCAAGTCGAGAATTTTGAGTGTGCCCGAGCGATCGACCAGCAAGTTGGCTGGCTTGATGTCCCGGTGAACCAGGCCCATTTCGTGGGCGTGTTGCAAGCCTTGGCTGGCTTGGGCGATGTAGTGGGCGGCTCGCGCGGGATCAATCGGCCCGACTCGTTTGACGAGATCCTGCAAGCTAATGCCATCGACATATTCGATGACCAGAAAGTGCATGGGGCCGTCCGCATCCACATCGTGAGCGCGAACGATATTCGGATGGTCAAGAGAGGCACAAGCGCGGGCTTCGCGGTGGAAGCGTTCTAGGGCAGTCGGATTCTTGGCCATG
This DNA window, taken from Tuwongella immobilis, encodes the following:
- a CDS encoding serine/threonine protein kinase; translation: MPSVCSLDEFVDMVRKCGVMDGRRLEAYLQGLRSQNSLPDDPEALAELMIQQGLMTRFQAEPLLQNKPRRFVIAGKYKLMDRLGAGGMASVYLCEHRIMRRRVAIKVLPLAMAKNPTALERFHREARACASLDHPNIVRAHDVDADGPMHFLVIEYVDGISLQDLVKRVGPIDPARAAHYIAQASQGLQHAHEMGLVHRDIKPANLLVDRSGTLKILDLGLALFFHDDADELTKQHDSSAVLGTADYLAPEQGVDSHNVDIRADIYSLGITFYFLLTGQTPFGHGTVAQKLVWHHMRPPKPPSELRAGIPPEMEAVLLKMIAKRPEDRYQSPAEVAEALMTWRNMSVHVPSEDEMPKPLAPINLDSPVSETGIAAISLPSPLDTSSSASSSELRRKPAIPPSDDRTERMNLGSASGSSIRLVSPSSSGTSSSSGSGSSRSSGSPAETRSIKNEQTKTPAPTPKSSPGSKQPSASNSSTRPASKPTGSSAPRSAGASGASKSAATPVVVAEVVVEAEVIDSPGKKKKKNKQSNEERLAKRKQQELMATLATCTLALITALAGVLIYAMRAEPEPDPTQFAQLPPPPLPQQQQPPPPQQSQPKPPDNPPIRVEPKVEPKVEPKVEPKAEPKAEPKNDPKNPPMNVGMPPEPMPMPMPMPMVPDVAKVTPVFFYPEKVEKPLIYDIAFLGNNGMTLGRYRFEFTKEGQIDRTRIKSGVLTDNSLLNGGTPIWALREPPASKPTPMFYRKSEELIEIGAGRDAVKATYEPVLKLGAKEGDSWKHPLNDAGDFRTYTVESFAKHKDRNAVTIKTTEPAPGGEMINHFIFVEKVGLVEKRRYLKRPAPAGGQPNQPGNPGGVPNAAPPQPVNLEEWRLVE